The genomic window CACATCTTGACTGACAGCCCGACAAATGAGAAATCATTTACTGCGAACGGAGCGCCCTGCCGTATCTGTGAGGCTGTGTGTGactgtaaaacaaatttaacgTTTGCTCTTCATTGGCATAAAAAcccactcaaaaaaaaaaaaaaaaaaaaactcaaggttgtgttttaaaaagcagcttttgttcGGACGAGCTTTTAGTTAGAgggtttacctttttttctgtttttatcacacATCTTTTACTTCTgttcacttgtttgtttgttgtttttaggtgaagcactttgtgatttttatctgtgaaaggtgctgtataaataaactgtactCGTCCTTCTCTTTAAAATGAGCATAAACCTGacttgtttgcagttttgtttaatatttaacactACCTCTCGCTCGCATTGTGCACaggcagttttaaaaatatcagacCTGCTGGACACAAATCCTgataaaatggcagaaatcgCCACACCAAGGTAAACTGGTGcaatgacacaaaaaaacaatgagctGTGGGGTTAATGAGACGAACATGAACGAATAAGCACAACACTAATGTGCCGTTCCTCTCCTTCCAATCGACATGAACACAAACGtgcattatctttttttttttaaattatttccacAAAGCTCTGTGACTCAACCAGCATAACGACTTCTACTGACTGCAGCGCTATGATTATTTGATGTTACGCCTAATTTTTTAAATCCCCCTTCAATAAATCAAACGTATATGGACTCATTGAACTGGTGTTTAGGTGTAATGCTGCCATCTAGTGCTTGAAAGTGTTACTGATAACTGCCCTGCTGCCacttttagatcattttttaaagtattcCTTGTAAAGCAAAAAGCAATTCAGATTTTTGCACCCAGATTTGCCTATTTTTTTAGGCTTTATCCCTAAATAAAGGAGTATCCActgttttagttcatttataCACATTAGAACCTAAAGACAGTTTTGTCCTCACAGCCAAAGCCTTAAAGAGTTTAAACtggatgaatgaataaatacaaataaacacctCATAGAAGCCAACACACTACAACCACTCAGAGCAGAAAGGAGTAAtacatgttatttatttattcttttttcagttcagaAGCAATTCTCACTCGTGTGAATTTCTCGACTCAACAAGCCAATGTTTGagtatctttaaaactggattTCAACGGGATAAAACATACAGCTCCTTTCCAACAGATCAGTGTCCCGTGTCTTTACAGGGAGGCTTGACTCGAGAGAGAAACGCAGGGGGTGAGCGCACATGTTGGGACCGGCGCCATCGGGTCAAACGGGCCGCGGTCGGAGGCGACAGAATCTCGGCTGGGTGTAAAAATGGAGTCAGTACAACCTGACCACACGCTTCAATCTGAtgccacaggaaaaaaaaaaaaaaaaggggaggggatTTCTCTGACTAACTGTTCCTGTAAATCTAAAGGTTTTTAAGTCCCGCCTTACGGGGAAACATACTGGGAAATCGAGCGTCTGCATTTCCTTACAAGACACGAGAGGCACCGCGTttcctgacagctgaagctgaaacggGTACGGGAAGGTGAAAGGAATCAGTTTTTGTACAAGGTGGAGACACAAAGCAAGACGTCACTGTACACATTAGTTATTACATGTTAATCCCAGGTGCAAATGGGTATAAAAACCTGTGAGCTAAACTGCAGCGAGACAAAAAGCTTCATCACTCTGTAACTCAGCACTGCTGATATTTGGGTGTTTGTAGACGTCAGAAAGATCAACATAGAGGGATATGACAGGAGTAGAAAATgtgcatgtatatatatatatatatatatatatatatatatatatatatatatatacacacatatacatacatacatatacacacacacacacacgttcaaaACACGCTCAAACGTACAGAGAAAATGGCAACAATCTCAGCGTCATGCCTCAGAAAAGTAAAGCAAACCAGAGTTTAATCAACAGAGACGCAAGCTGAACATGaccagagagacagacaaaaagacGGAGGAAAGACCGGAGAGAAGCACCGAGGGATGCTGGGAATTCCCTCTAGCTTATGATTCATTTTTAAGAGTTCCAGATAATCACATCTGTAGTTATGAGATTATGTACAAGAGAAGCGAGGGGCTCGGCCCCCCCCTGCCTGTCAGGGTTTTCAGCTACGTATCATCCTTAAAATGATGTTCACGGCTCGCTTGCTAAGTTCATTATTCTGTACTCTGTTAATGGCCGCCGCAGCACTGGCTGCTGCGGCCCTGAGGGGACGCTTCTTGTAGATCCACTCCTGTCCTCGTCCTCCCGCCCTGACCAGCTCCGCCCTGAGGATCGCTCTTTGGTAGCTTCTTtgctacagaaacacaaacattgaaagaaagaaaatattccGCTTGAAAATACAGCTCCTACCgcataaaaacagttattttctgttccttttatCCAACACAAGTCGGTGCCAAAGCCTTAATTCTTTGGTGGTTTTGGAATATAAAAGCTGATCATCGATGCAATTCAAAGCAACCAAAACTGATTCATAGGAAAGAGCAAATCTATGcaaataaatatctaaaaaaataaaagaatccaGTACTTACCGATAGCCATGAAGATTTCATTGACATTCATGGCGGTCTTGGCTGAAGTCTCCATAAAGAGCAGGCTGTTGTCGTCAGCATACGCTTGTGCCTCCTGGGGACATTAGTTACACACAGAGGATTTGAATGCGacaacattgtttgtttgtttgttttttcttgtttgacataACTGCGCCTTTGTACCTGAAGCTCCACAGCTCTCTTGTCTGAGATGTCTGCCTTGTTGCCGGCCAGAGCGATCACGATGTTGGGACTGGCTTGTCTCTGGAGCTCCTTCACCCAGTTCTTTGCGCGAGTAAAAGTGTCCTGATGAAGCAACGAACGAGATTGGCAGACTTGCAGTGTTTAAACGAGCAGCTACTTTTAAGCGTGGACGACTTCGAAACACCCCAACACAGGTTCAATTTCAGACTAGATCTAATTAGATTAAAACAGAAcctaaaataaggaaaatagCTTGTATCTCTAAGCTTAATCCACCTTTTGTAGAatcatttcatcatttaaatAAGAATAACAAGAACAACTTAACATTTATCTGAACCTATTACATGGCCGTCATCCTGCGGGTGATACTCACTGTGTTGGTGATGTCATAGACCACGATGGCCGCCTGAGCGCCTCTGTAGTACATCGGCGCCAGGCTGTGGTAGCGCTCCTGACCTGCCGTGTCCCAGATCTCAAACTTCACGGTGGTGTCGTCCAGACAGACGGTCTGAGTGAGGAACGCAGCTGGGGAACAAAAACGACACTGGGTTGAGAAGTTCCTAACTTACCGATCACGACTGAGGGAGAGAAAGCAGATTAGACCCATCAGACGCCAAAATAAAGTTGGTGTTCGTATCTTTActaatttaatgtttatatttatttttgtaaagtcaAACAAACCAACTAGAGGTCTTGATGAGCctacagaaataataatatcTGAGACCCAGAACCGGGCTGGGTCCAGAACAGATACTGAGGGGCcctgaactgtttaaaaatgacgTGTGACGCACAAAAATGAATCTGAGACgtgattaaaatgaaatgaaaagtacTGAGGCATTTAGATGTCaactggaaacaggaagtgttatTTATACCGAACGGTATAAATAGGTTTAGCTCTTTGTCCTCAGTTGTTGGAGCCACTTTAACATAATTCAAGTAGATCAGATTCTACTTTCAAACAGAATGTTTTAAGGTTATTTAACTTAAGACTCTTCCTTCATATCTgggaaacaaagtgaaaagattttaaagactttttaaccAGATCAGCTTTATGATTTCAAATGAAGCTGCCAAATTCATCCAGTGTTAGTTAGGAAATGGTCCGGCTCAGTAAAACGTCCAAAACACATTGAttcttattaaaagaaaagcccccccaaaaaagactTTGCTCCTCACCTCCAATGGTGCTCTCCTGGAATTCATGAAACTGGCCTTTGACGAAGCGCAACACCAAGCTGGACTTGCCCACGGCCGACTCCCCCAGCAGCACCAGCTTGAACTGGCAGATTTTGTTCGCCGTCGCAGCTCCGTTAGGCCTGTTTGGTCCGCCGCCGCGCCCAGCCATTGCTAGCCGGAGACTGGTTCAGATGAGGCAGGGCGGAAAGGGTGTGGAACTGCAGGCGAAGGGACGCGGGAAAGGGAAGCTCCTGCGCGCGGAAACTGTGGCGCCGCCGCTTAGCACACTGGTCACGCCAACGGAGGCAGAACGAAATGGATCGACAGGCGGCGGAGCAACTGGGTTCCTGcgtgaaaaggaaacaaacaaacaaacagtaaggcgaatgtttttgcctgttgtCGCAATTTTTCTAGTCTTTTAAACCAAACGCATATCTCTGTTTACCAAGTAATAAAATCTACAGACAGGGTTAGAACTGCTGCTGCTAAgatctttaaatattaaaggagTACAGGATCTATAacatttcaaataataataatgaaaaaattgCATATTTAGATTGCTagcactgtttaaaaaaagctattttggTTTCTGATAAAAAGTGGGCGAATATTTTCTTTTGACATTCAGGaaaagaaacattcagtttatttggAGAAAATGGCTAAACCAGTTTGTGGTTTGGCTGTTAACCAATCAGCTTGAGTTTTCCCGCTTAAGACAAGAATGTCTCTCAGGACTCACGTTGAGAAATTCAGCCACGTGATACGTCTCCAGTCTGACACACAAACGAGAACAAAATCctttaaaacatacttttaaGGATGAAATACCAGCCGAGTAAGTATTTGCGTCTCTGAGGCATATAGGACAGTTAACTACGTTTTTGCATTACAGATtaatagtaaaaacaaataattgaaGCATGAAGCCTtgagttttgtaaaactgtgttaaaaaaaaggatgactCCAACTAAGACAAAGCTCCAAGAAGAAATCAGTAAACTAAATAGTTAGGCGGACTGGAGTTCTATTTAGATTTATTCTGTTACATTTTcttataaaaacacagagctTGGTCAAGTTTCCTCATGTTTTTCCTCCACCAACATTCACTGACTGAAGTCAAGCAGGAAAGTTGTGTGGCCGCTTCGTTTATTTGCAAGACAAATAAACGAAGCGGCCGCGTAGCTTTGTTTTTCGATTTAACAATTTCACAGCCCTTGTTTCGGGAGGTAAACAGGCGTCACAAACCTTCTAGTGATAGCTGGACTTCTGGCCAGCTCATGAGCTAATAAATACATCAGCTTTAGTAGTGCTAATAAAACCAAGAGTGACGTGATTAGTGGctttaaaatgatgcagaaaataaGACATTTCAGGTAATTAAGAAACTGTTTAGGTGCTCAGTTGCACTGCAGTAATTTGGTCCTAAGTTTGACTGTATTTTAGAAATatgtaaacagaaaactaaGCAGCTCAATGTAAAAGACGTCAACATGACCTCATATCTGTTTTCTTACAGTGTAAACATTATTAACTAATCTCCCAGCCTCTATATCTTGCTGTCAGATCAGTCGTAGCTTTCTGAAGAGCTCCCAGAGTTTCCTTTGCTTTGGGCTGCCTTTGTGCCAGTtttctgtcctgtcctgtcctgcgTACAGTGGCGTGTGTGATCAAACTATTTACTGCGGAcgaacagaaactaaaagtcacGTCTTCAAGAAATTGGAAAGGATCCAGCAAAGACGCATCATCCCTCAGCCGATCCTTCGGCGTAGGTTAGGCTTTTTACAGCTAATAGCTCTTCGGGAATCACCTTTTgactcaacaaacaaacaaatggttaGGTAAGACGACTGGAATGAAAGTGGGTGAGAAAAGCAGCCGAagtctaaaaagaaaacacctgaaAGGTCGTCAAAAAGCCCGAGGAACATTATCACAAGTGAACTTTAAGGAtcacaagaaagtctggctgaTTATAAGCAAAGAAATAATACACAACTCAAGACTTTTGTATTGTTAGGCCCGAAAACACTGGCTTGACATGTTTGCTAAACTACTTAGGAAGTCTGCCTGTCTCTTCACAGACAGGCAgatgggttgttgttttttatcgtCTCACCAGATGGAAATTTGACATATTGAGGCAGAAAAATCTGAGCCTCGACGATATTTTTGTatctaaaacacaacaaatgttaaacaaaCCGACGACAAAACGCTACCCGAGCTGTTCCTAACGTGTAAGCGAACTGAAACTCCAGCTGTAAATTAGCTTGGAGGCTAAAGTTCGTCTCTAAGCTAGCACTGCTACTGTCGGCTAACATAAagtacaaacacagaaaagcaacattttagcCATTCTTACCAACAAGGACAGAGACAACACTTAATCCAAACAAAGCGCACTGAATGTACCgcctttccttttcttcttaaacaacgtttcagtttttttttcttcttcccccAAAACAATTTCAGGTTCAGTAAATTATTCGCTTCCGCTTTCTGCGACCAAAACACTTCCTGGATTCCTCGGTCACGTGACACCGTCACACCCAATCAAATGGCAAACACAAGAAGCAGAGGCTAGAACCACAGGCAGAGGAATTGTTTTTAACTATTACAAGAAACAATGAGGcctaaaacaatgtttgtttagttgattatctaaaattgcttttttttgtgtgtagcttgatgaaaataaaatgatcttaagaTGATGAAGTTGAGCCCCAGCTCTGTCATGGTTCTtcaggggtttttttgttttcagcagcttGTTCAGCTATATTCATAAAGGCCTGGGCTTCATCACATTCTTGCCTCATTCTCCCTGTTACGTGGATTATGACTGTAATTATCTAACAACATTCATAATGTTTATCCAAgcgagaacagaaaaaaaatgttgcaacagGCTGAGTTTTATTGTGACAGAGCTGCGATGAAATAGCTCGATAGCTCATCTGATTATTACTTGCTGGATAtcaagtttttcagtttttcagttgCAAAGGTCAGTCCAGCAGCAAGTGACAGAATTACCCGGTTTGTCATAAATGGTGCAGGCATCGGATCTTGCGCAGCCCTTGAAGTAGTACCCTCctgagaaaagcaaagaaaaaaggagaagattCTCAGAAAGGAATTAGCTTGTTTTCCCCACAGTTAAAGGAGGCCCACACTGACCGACCACGTTGTGAAGCCTGACATGGATGCAGACGCTGGCAGAGCCGTAGTAGCAGGTCTCTATAGGGCTGGAGCACTGCTTTCTGCCACCACAGTAACACCGCAGGGCTTCGTCTTCAGCCCAAAAACGGAGGgcgaaaaacaaaacagataaactaCCAAGTTTAAAGCCacagatttgtttaaatcaaaggTCAGAGTGCAGATTTACTCACTCCGGTCGACAAGCAACACAACCACAACAGCAAGAATCAACACTCTCATGTTGTCAGGATTTTTCTTCTCCGCACcagtttctgaaaagaaaaaccagcAAGATCACACTCTAAAATCTAACAAATAATCCCACAAgtctgtttttaccttttcaaaATTGTGGTCTTGAAGTGTGAAATGTGAAATGGGCTCCAGTCAGATCGTCACCATCgccttttattttactcttgCTGGCCAGCTGAAGATATCACAGTTCATCATTAACTTTATAAAAACGACCATCTGGGATCCTCTCACACACATTCAGATCTATGctccaacaaaacaacacacacacacacgttactGACACAGCTGCTATGACAAACCAGATCTCAGACGAAGGGTGTTGTTAACTTAAGAAAATCAACTTTTCTGTGTCAAAGTAAGTTACAATTTGCACTTCCTATCTCTATAAAATCAGCTATTATTTTAGAAtaatgctgtaaaaataaatggaataGCTCAAGTGCAACTTCATAAATTTTAAGTCAccttcattcaagatggctgccacagctgctgACCTTCAAAACCCCCCCAAAGTAGCTaaaatgcagtcagttttatagatattgagctaaaacattgtgtggtagtagctgagaatcactcaCACTACACACTCTGAGTGGGGCATTTTGTAATATCACATCCTATCGTAaagttactttcaaggtttgaccaaaagtgCAACAACTTTGTGATTTATCAACATAAagtgattttagtttaacagTCCTCACCCAAACCCGTCCAGTTCTTAAACCAGACATTTAATGTGGACGGCTAATGATATTGATCACCTCTGTATTTGAAATTCATCGTGGCCAATTGTTGGAACAAACggtattttattgtgaaaggtcAGAAATGCCAGCACCTTTATCTGAAATGAGATCAGCTCAGAATCTTCATTTATGTTTGGTCGAGTTGAACACCTGAAGAAATCCTAGTT from Kryptolebias marmoratus isolate JLee-2015 linkage group LG17, ASM164957v2, whole genome shotgun sequence includes these protein-coding regions:
- the LOC108245972 gene encoding ras-related protein Rab-5C-like; this encodes MAGRGGGPNRPNGAATANKICQFKLVLLGESAVGKSSLVLRFVKGQFHEFQESTIGAAFLTQTVCLDDTTVKFEIWDTAGQERYHSLAPMYYRGAQAAIVVYDITNTDTFTRAKNWVKELQRQASPNIVIALAGNKADISDKRAVELQEAQAYADDNSLLFMETSAKTAMNVNEIFMAIAKKLPKSDPQGGAGQGGRTRTGVDLQEASPQGRSSQCCGGH